Proteins from a genomic interval of Lolium perenne isolate Kyuss_39 chromosome 1, Kyuss_2.0, whole genome shotgun sequence:
- the LOC127326318 gene encoding uncharacterized protein — protein sequence MNKGKIFKLAKGFRGRAKNCIRIARERVEKALQYSYRDRRNKKRDMRSLWIERINAGTRLHGVNYGNFMHGLVKENVQLNRKVLSELSMHEPYSFKALVDVSRTAFPGNRPPVKKEGLASIL from the exons ATGAACAAGGGGAAGATTTTTAAGTTAGCCAAGGGTTTCAGAGGAAGGGCTAAAAACTGCATAAGAATAGCCAGGGAGCGTGTTGAAAAAGCATTGCAATATTCATACAGGGATCGGCGCAACAAGAAAAGGGACATGCGATCTCTCTGGATTGAGCGAATCAACGCTGGTACACGGCTCCATGGG GTGAACTATGGCAACTTCATGCATGGACTGGTCAAGGAGAATGTCCAACTCAACAGGAAGGTGCTTTCAGAGCTGTCGATGCATGAGCCATACAGCTTCAAGGCTCTTGTTGATGTATCACGCACTGCGTTCCCTGGGAATAGGCCGCCTGTCAAGAAGGAAGGATTAGCTAGCATTCTATAG
- the LOC127326309 gene encoding uncharacterized protein: MDNFPEGVDDHDLQSHDELLRHLQYLPPTPLPHPGALMDQPQTSSAIPELVDWASLLLPLGSGAGTSQQVAAPAGTGQEEMMSGMETAASGGGGGSSAGAGVSGGEPVAKERKPAGSRGRKATRPRFAFQTKSENDVLDDGYRWRKYGQKAVKNSAFPRSYYRCTHHTCNVKKQVQRLAKDTSIVVTTYEGVHNHPCEKLMEALSPILRQLQFLSQL, encoded by the exons ATGGACAACTTTCCTGAGGGAGTGGACGATCACGACCTGCAATCGCACGACGAGCTGCTTCGCCACCTGCAGTACCTCCCTCCGACGCCGCTGCCTCATCCGGGGGCGCTCATGGATCAGCCGCAGACGTCGTCGGCGATCCCCGAACTGGTCGACTGGGCGTCCCTCCTTCTCCCGCTGGGATCGGGCGCCGGGACGTCGCAGCAGGTGGCCGCGCCGGCGGGTACCGGTCAGGAGGAGATGATGAGCGGCATGGAGACGGCGgcgagtggcggcggcgggggcagtAGTGCAGGGGCCGGGGTAAGCGGCGGGGAGCCGGTGGCCAAGGAGAGGAAGCCCGCCGGCTCGCGTGGGAGGAAGGCCACCCGGCCGCGGTTCGCGTTCCAGACCAAGAGCGAGAACGACGTCCTCGACGACGGCTACCGGTGGAGGAAGTACGGCCAGAAGGCCGTCAAGAACAGCGCCTTCCCAAG GAGCTACTACCGGTGCACACACCACACGTGCAACGTGAAGAAGCAAGTACAGCGGCTGGCCAAGGACACGAGCATCGTGGTGACCACGTACGAGGGCGTCCACAACCACCCATGCGAGAAGCTCATGGAGGCCCTCAGCCCCATCCTCAGGCAGCTCCAGTTCCTCTCGCAGCTCTAA